In Lytechinus variegatus isolate NC3 chromosome 12, Lvar_3.0, whole genome shotgun sequence, a single window of DNA contains:
- the LOC121424952 gene encoding 2,3-bisphosphoglycerate-independent phosphoglycerate mutase-like, with translation MKVCLVVIDGWGISEDYRGNAILNAKTPVMDGLSEQSGEFVSLDASGLAVGLPEGLMGNSEVGHLTIGAGRAMYQSIVKIDLAIKQKTLFSQKAYVDACQRAKAGNGRMHLLGLVSDGGVHSHINHLFALLGGMKEAGVPQTFVHFFADGRDTSPTSGVKYLKQTQDKLAELQYGSLATVMGRYYAMDRDKRDERIKVAFEGLVQGIGEATTKENVIQLVQSRYDKQGSERQTDEFLTPIIVDKSGCIRDGDTLMFIDFRADRMRQIVEAFAINRNFETSVVPQNISVTCMTEYKASFNLPVIFPPETPKNVLAEWLATKRIPQYHCAETEKYAHVTFFFNGGVEKQFDGEERKLVPSPKVATYDLKPEMSVQGVADEVASVVKSNRFPFVMCNLAPPDMVGHTGVYEATVKACEATDVAIDTMRQACAESGYAFLVTADHGNAEIMLAPDGSPSTKHTTMRVPFIMNNSGRKFKSSFTHNPSLQDVAPTVLSLMDTDIPPEMAGFSLV, from the exons ATGAAAGTCTGCTTGGTTGTTATCGATGGCTGGGGTATCTCAGAGGATTATAGAG GCAATGCTATCCTGAATGCTAAGACCCCAGTCATGGATGGCCTATCTGAGCAGTCTGGTGAGTTTGTGTCTCTGGATGCCTCTGGCCTTGCCGTCGGACTCCCGGAAGGCCTGATGGGTAACAGTGAGGTCGGTCACCTGACCATCGGTGCTGGCCGTGCCATGTACCAGAGTATCGTGAAGATCGATTTGGCGATCAAGCAAAAGACCCTGTTCAGTCAGAAGGCTTACGTGGATGCTTGCCAAAGGGCTAAAGCAGGCAACGGCAGGATGCATCTTCTGGGTCTG GTAAGTGATGGTGGAGTGCATTCCCACATCAATCATCTCTTTGCTCTGCTTGGTGGTATGAAAGAAGCTGGTGTACCACAGACATTTGTTCATTTCTTTGCTGATGGTAGAGACACAAGCCCTACCAGCGGTG TGAAATACTTGAAGCAAACTCAAGATAAGCTTGCTGAACTTCAATATGGCTCCCTAGCAACCGTCATGGGTCGTTACTATGCAATGGATCGAGATAAACGAGATGAAAGGATAAAGGTTGCATTTGAGGGCTTAGTACAGGGTATTGGCGAGGCTACAACCAAGGAAAATGTAATTCAG TTGGTGCAATCTCGATATGACAAGCAAGGTAGCGAAAGACAAACGGATGAGTTCTTGACGCCCATCATCGTTGATAAGTCAGGATGCATTCGAGACGGTGACACATTGATGTTTATAGACTTCAGGGCTGATCGAATGAGGCAGATCGTCGAGGCGTTTGCCATCAACCGCAACTTTGAAACGAGTGTTGTCCCCCAGAATATT AGTGTGACCTGTATGACTGAATACAAAGCAAGTTTCAACCTTCCAGTTATCTTTCCTCCGGAAACCCCAAAGAACGTCTTAGCAGAGTGGTTAGCAACAAAAAGAATACCACAGTATCATTGTGCAG AGACAGAGAAGTATGCTCATGTTACTTTCTTCTTCAATGGTGGTGTCGAGAAACAGTTTGATGGGGAAGAAAGGAAGTTGGTTCCCTCGCCCAAGGTCGCGACCTACGACCTTAAACCAGAGATGAGTGTGCAAGGTGTTGCAGATGAG GTAGCATCAGTAGTAAAATCAAACCGTTTCCCGTTTGTGATGTGTAACCTCGCCCCTCCTGACATGGTTGGTCATACAGGAGTGTATGAAGCCACTGTCAAGGCTTGTGAAGCCACAG ATGTTGCTATTGATACGATGAGGCAAGCATGTGCAGAGAGTGGTTATGCCTTCCTTGTCACTGCTGATCATGGTAATGCAGAGATCATGCTTGCCCCCGATGGTAGCCCGAGCACAAAGCATACTACAATGAGAG TACCTTTCATCATGAACAACTCTGGGAGGAAGTTCAAGTCTAGTTTTACCCACAATCCATCTCTCCAGGACGTAGCACCAACGGTACTCAGTTTAATGGATACTGACATCCCCCCGGAAATGGCAGGATTTTCACTCGTATAG
- the LOC121425482 gene encoding putative ankyrin repeat protein RF_0381: MSTRAAVAAANVGRTSSSFSTGDVTKNPLTRSAGADVNKVDNKGWTPLHHAARKGDIDIAKQLICLGADVNETRRKDGSTALHYAAKNGHLEVTKILVSEEANVQWLQKGDDNGLTALQYASKNGHLEVTKFLVIKGADVHKGNSNGLTALHHASKNGHLEVTKFLVSEDANVHKGDDNGLSALHYAAKNGHLNVTKFLVCKGADLDMGDDNGLTTLHYAAKNGNFRVTKFLISKGADVHKGDNNGLSALQYAAWSDNVNVTKHLVSKGAEVNKGDIDGRTALHIAAKNGHINVTKFLISKGADVHKGDNNGVTSLHSAAKNGHLNVTKFLVCKGANLDMGDDNGLTTLHYAAKNGNFRVTKFLISKGADVHKGDNNGLSALHYAAWSDNVNVTKHLVSKGAEVNKGDIDGRTALHIAAKNGHINVTKFLISKGADVHKEDTNGVTSLHSAAKNGHL, translated from the coding sequence ATGTCAACGAGGGCAGCGGTGGCTGCTGCAAATGTTGGTCGCACATCGTCATCGTTTAGTACTGGTGATGTCACTAAAAACCCTCTTACTAGGTCTGCAGGAGCTGATGTGAATAAGGTTGATAATAAGGGTTGGACTCCATTACATCATGCTGCTAGAAAAGGCGATATTGATATCGCAAAACAATTAATCTGCCTTGGAGCTGATGTTAAtgaaacaagaagaaaagatgGTAGCACTGCATTGCACTATGCTGCTAAGAATGGTCATCTGGAAGTCACCAAGATTCTGGTCAGTGAAGAAGCGAATGTACAGTGGCTACAGAAGGGAGATGATAATGGTTTGACTGCATTGCAATATGCTTCTAAGAATGGTCATCTAGAAGTCACCAAGTTTCTGGTCATTAAAGGAGCTGATGTACATAAGGGGAACAGTAACGGTTTGACTGCATTACACCATGCTTCTAAGAATGGTCATCTGGAAGTCACCAAGTTTCTGGTCAGTGAAGATGCCAATGTACATAAGGGGGATGACAACGGTTTATCTGCATTGCACTATGCTGCTAAGAATGGTCATCTTAATGTCACTAAGTTTCTGGTCTGCAAAGGAGCCGATCTAGATATGGGGGATGATAATGGTTTGACTACATTGCACTACGCTGCTAAGAATGGTAATTTTAGAGTCACAAAGTTTCTGATCAGTAAAGGAGCCGATGTTCATAAGGGAGATAACAACGGTTTATCTGCATTGCAGTATGCTGCTTGGAGTGACAATGTTAATGTCACCAAACATCTTGTCAGTAAAGGAGCCGAAGTGAATAAGGGAGATATTGATGGTCGGACTGCATTGCACATTGCTGCTAAGAATGGTCATATTAATGTCACCAAGTTCCTGATCAGTAAAGGAGCTGATGTACATAAGGGGGATAACAACGGTGTGACTTCATTGCACTCTGCTGCTAAGAATGGTCATCTTAATGTCACTAAGTTTCTGGTCTGCAAAGGAGCCAATCTAGATATGGGGGATGATAATGGTTTGACTACATTGCACTACGCTGCTAAGAATGGTAATTTTAGAGTCACAAAGTTTCTGATCAGTAAAGGAGCCGATGTACATAAGGGGGATAACAACGGTTTGTCTGCATTGCACTATGCTGCTTGGAGTGACAATGTTAATGTCACCAAACATCTTGTCAGTAAAGGAGCCGAAGTGAATAAGGGAGATATTGATGGTCGGACTGCATTGCACATTGCTGCTAAGAATGGTCATATTAATGTCACCAAGTTCCTGATCAGTAAAGGAGCTGATGTACATAAGGAGGATACTAACGGTGTGACTTCATTGCACTCTGCTGCTAAGAATGGTCATCTTTAA